From Macrobrachium rosenbergii isolate ZJJX-2024 chromosome 17, ASM4041242v1, whole genome shotgun sequence, one genomic window encodes:
- the LOC136847693 gene encoding uncharacterized protein isoform X4: MKHIPRFQSTQITGISSVWYYVTALNMAGRLVIEVKQSVSIKYPRDSDDGKNVTQPVALTPQNGALAKEPVPNISRLPAVRTSSCQLEVPLTRTPKIVEVKSLSVTLQVSKPSANNSPVVSETQVARSYGSNTPVMRSSMDNTSPSAKLKCTSKDEMPHVLPVMTPKSDQLAPRGSKENIIGEQSTRTPRTRNPNSSKCYCTPKIPYLAVHPKSSVLEVAHNGNKRYDSKGFADQCQVNDNICETPADKSGGHQLDPEKQKQCDLRGGAYKDLECAFDVESEQDNLPCALVTEKGKELPESSTISHIGRNFTRLDSVMPSTDTSRHDFLEEFQKVVERVKTKRSTLSRRRSIQSFGGRKSFGSGLPMQSLTDQISNIDANLPYDTKVSHLIDISLREALRRLEEECKTDECLEDVRLDLITNSERIGSCTSYKVVDECKSRKKIDSTLQSTDEVADIKNKIKKLEEEYKCWKSLLKKRKRACLSAKRKFHEARSGEIKIEDDCKNKLTCEQQSILATRPDYCQYMKRKCSWAQ, translated from the exons attCCAAAGTACACAAATTACTGGTATTTCTTCAGTTTGGTACTATGTTACTGCTCTGAACATGGCAGGAAGATTAGTTATTGAAGTTAAGCAGTCAGTAAGCATAAAATACCCACGCGACAGTGATGATGGAAAAAATGTAACACAACCTGTGGCATTAACACCACAAAATGGAGCCCTAGCAAAGGAACCAGTTCCTAATATTAGTCGTCTTCCAGCAGTCAGGACATCAAGTTGTCAACTAGAAGTCCCTCTCACAAGAACACCAAAAATTGTAGAAGTAAAGTCATTAAGTGTAACTTTGCAAGTTTCAAAACCTAGTGCCAACAACTCTCCAGTGGTGTCTGAAACTCAAGTAGCAAGGAGTTATGGAAGTAATACACCAGTAATGAGAAGCAGTATGGACAACACTTCTCCATCAGCAAAGCTGAAATGTACGAGTAAAGATGAGATGCCACATGTGCTGCCAGTCATGACTCCAAAATCAGATCAACTTGCTCCTCGAGGTTCAAAGGAGAACATTATAGGTGAGCAGTCCACCAGAACACCAAGGACAAGGAATCCAAATTCCTCAAAATGTTACTGCACTCCAAAAATTCCATATCTTGCAGTACATCCCAAGAGCTCCGTTCTAGAAGTAGCTCACAATGGCAACAAAAGATATGACTCTAAGGGTTTTGCTGATCAGTGTCAAGTAAATGATAATATTTGTGAGACACCTGCGGACAAATCTGGAGGTCATCAACTTGATCCTGAAAAGCAGAAGCAGTGTGATCTTAGAGGAGGTGCATATAAAGACCTAGAATGTGCCTTTGATGTAGAGAGTGAACAGGATAACCTTCCTTGTGCACTTGTTACAGAAAAGGGCAAAGAACTTCCTGAAAGTTCTACTATCTCACATATAGGAAGAAACTTCACTCGTCTTGACAGTGTCATGCCTTCAACTGATACTAGTAGGCATGACTTCCTAGAAGAGTTTCAAAAGGTAGTGGAAAGAGTCAAGACAAAAAGGTCTACACTAAGTCGAAGAAGATCTATACAGAGCTTTGGTGGGAGAAAGTCATTTGGTTCAGGTTTACCTATGCAGAGCCTTACAG ATCAGATCTCCAACATTGATGCTAATCTCCCATATGATACAAAAGTCAGCCATCTCATAGATATTAGCCTAAGGGAAGCTTTGAGGAGGCTTGAAGAGGAATGCAAAACTGATGAATGTTTGGAAGATGTCCGTTTAGATCTAATCACAAACTCAGAACGGATTGGTAGCTGTACTTCTTACAAGGTAGTTGATGAATGTAAATCAAGGAAGAAAATTGATAGCACCTTACAAag CACAGATGAGGTGGcagatataaagaataaaattaagaagTTAGAAGAAGAGTACAAGTGTTGGAagtcattattaaagaaaaggaaacgtGCATGTTTGTCTGCTAAGAG gaaatttcATGAAGCCAGATCTGGTGAGATAAAGATAGAGGATGATTGCAAAAACAAGCTGACATGTGAGCAGCAGAGTATATTAGCAACAAGACCTGATTACTGTCAGTATATGAAG
- the LOC136847693 gene encoding uncharacterized protein isoform X5, translating to MKHIPRFQSTQITGISSVWYYVTALNMAGRLVIEVKQSVSIKYPRDSDDGKNVTQPVALTPQNGALAKEPVPNISRLPAVRTSSCQLEVPLTRTPKIVEVKSLSVTLQVSKPSANNSPVVSETQVARSYGSNTPVMRSSMDNTSPSAKLKCTSKDEMPHVLPVMTPKSDQLAPRGSKENIIGEQSTRTPRTRNPNSSKCYCTPKIPYLAVHPKSSVLEVAHNGNKRYDSKGFADQCQVNDNICETPADKSGGHQLDPEKQKQCDLRGGAYKDLECAFDVESEQDNLPCALVTEKGKELPESSTISHIGRNFTRLDSVMPSTDTSRHDFLEEFQKVVERVKTKRSTLSRRRSIQSFGGRKSFGSGLPMQSLTDQISNIDANLPYDTKVSHLIDISLREALRRLEEECKTDECLEDVRLDLITNSERIGSCTSYKVVDECKSRKKIDSTLQSTDEVADIKNKIKKLEEEYKCWKSLLKKRKRACLSAKRKFHEARSGEIKIEDDCKNKLTCEQQSILATRPDYCQYMKVQ from the exons attCCAAAGTACACAAATTACTGGTATTTCTTCAGTTTGGTACTATGTTACTGCTCTGAACATGGCAGGAAGATTAGTTATTGAAGTTAAGCAGTCAGTAAGCATAAAATACCCACGCGACAGTGATGATGGAAAAAATGTAACACAACCTGTGGCATTAACACCACAAAATGGAGCCCTAGCAAAGGAACCAGTTCCTAATATTAGTCGTCTTCCAGCAGTCAGGACATCAAGTTGTCAACTAGAAGTCCCTCTCACAAGAACACCAAAAATTGTAGAAGTAAAGTCATTAAGTGTAACTTTGCAAGTTTCAAAACCTAGTGCCAACAACTCTCCAGTGGTGTCTGAAACTCAAGTAGCAAGGAGTTATGGAAGTAATACACCAGTAATGAGAAGCAGTATGGACAACACTTCTCCATCAGCAAAGCTGAAATGTACGAGTAAAGATGAGATGCCACATGTGCTGCCAGTCATGACTCCAAAATCAGATCAACTTGCTCCTCGAGGTTCAAAGGAGAACATTATAGGTGAGCAGTCCACCAGAACACCAAGGACAAGGAATCCAAATTCCTCAAAATGTTACTGCACTCCAAAAATTCCATATCTTGCAGTACATCCCAAGAGCTCCGTTCTAGAAGTAGCTCACAATGGCAACAAAAGATATGACTCTAAGGGTTTTGCTGATCAGTGTCAAGTAAATGATAATATTTGTGAGACACCTGCGGACAAATCTGGAGGTCATCAACTTGATCCTGAAAAGCAGAAGCAGTGTGATCTTAGAGGAGGTGCATATAAAGACCTAGAATGTGCCTTTGATGTAGAGAGTGAACAGGATAACCTTCCTTGTGCACTTGTTACAGAAAAGGGCAAAGAACTTCCTGAAAGTTCTACTATCTCACATATAGGAAGAAACTTCACTCGTCTTGACAGTGTCATGCCTTCAACTGATACTAGTAGGCATGACTTCCTAGAAGAGTTTCAAAAGGTAGTGGAAAGAGTCAAGACAAAAAGGTCTACACTAAGTCGAAGAAGATCTATACAGAGCTTTGGTGGGAGAAAGTCATTTGGTTCAGGTTTACCTATGCAGAGCCTTACAG ATCAGATCTCCAACATTGATGCTAATCTCCCATATGATACAAAAGTCAGCCATCTCATAGATATTAGCCTAAGGGAAGCTTTGAGGAGGCTTGAAGAGGAATGCAAAACTGATGAATGTTTGGAAGATGTCCGTTTAGATCTAATCACAAACTCAGAACGGATTGGTAGCTGTACTTCTTACAAGGTAGTTGATGAATGTAAATCAAGGAAGAAAATTGATAGCACCTTACAAag CACAGATGAGGTGGcagatataaagaataaaattaagaagTTAGAAGAAGAGTACAAGTGTTGGAagtcattattaaagaaaaggaaacgtGCATGTTTGTCTGCTAAGAG gaaatttcATGAAGCCAGATCTGGTGAGATAAAGATAGAGGATGATTGCAAAAACAAGCTGACATGTGAGCAGCAGAGTATATTAGCAACAAGACCTGATTACTGTCAGTATATGAAG GTACAGTAA